Proteins co-encoded in one Paracrocinitomix mangrovi genomic window:
- a CDS encoding insulinase family protein: MRTKNISKHILAGATALLIGVNSIGQVDRSQPPKPQPNPEINLEIPEIVNMDNGLKVIVVENHKLPVVSFQLFVDYPTLPEGNKAGMQSIFGELLGSGTESYTKDEFDAKIDFMGASIFTNARGFYASSLKKHTTKLLELLNEVVTKPSFPEKELDRIVNQTISGLATQKSDPNTMASNVSSVVNFGKDHPYGEIVTEESLNNIKVDDIKKHYSQYFVPNKAYLVIVGDVSQEEAMGYANKYFGDWKRGGEMKKQTYDVPSYKGNNVYFVDKPGAVQSQITITNTVELTPGHPDAIKVSVMNKILGGGGFSGHLMKNLREDKAYTYGCYSSIGTDPLNASFSAGGSFRNEVTDSAIVQILYEIDWMTNNLVTDDELELIKNSMTGSFARSLESGRTQANFALNMARYNLPKDYYSNYLTRLEKITKEDVLETAKKYLRPDNLNIIVVGNAEIAEKLDVFDNNGGMEVRDAFGDEATLQQLKAVPDGVTLESVINNYVYKTFMVSNKEEYDAKMNKIGMIIKEYTGSMSIQGMNLSLFITTYAGKPNKTATQTIIKTPQGDMKQKEYFNGEKGATSAPFVGTEKYEGDKLEQKKMNSFPLSQLTYANNKFLDVELMGIEEKEGKEYYKIKVQEKGKDNEYGFEYYSVETGLLELEESFTVADLQDGNGEQTIMSTTVFSDFKEVKGGLYLAHTTKISSSVQNITTTLNKVVVKKKPKSSAFDGSF, encoded by the coding sequence ATGAGAACAAAAAATATATCAAAACACATTTTAGCAGGAGCTACTGCCCTATTAATTGGTGTTAATTCAATTGGTCAGGTAGATAGAAGTCAACCACCTAAACCACAACCAAATCCTGAAATCAATTTAGAGATTCCGGAGATTGTGAATATGGACAATGGCTTAAAAGTTATTGTGGTAGAAAATCATAAACTTCCTGTTGTTTCATTCCAGTTATTTGTTGATTATCCAACATTACCGGAAGGAAATAAAGCAGGTATGCAAAGTATTTTTGGTGAATTGCTAGGTTCTGGAACTGAAAGCTATACAAAAGATGAATTTGATGCTAAAATAGATTTCATGGGAGCTAGCATTTTTACAAATGCAAGAGGGTTCTATGCTTCATCTTTAAAAAAGCACACAACAAAATTACTTGAGTTATTAAATGAAGTGGTTACTAAACCTTCTTTCCCTGAGAAAGAATTAGATCGTATTGTAAACCAAACAATTTCAGGTTTAGCGACTCAAAAATCAGACCCTAATACAATGGCATCTAATGTGTCATCTGTTGTGAATTTCGGTAAAGACCATCCTTATGGAGAGATTGTTACTGAAGAATCATTAAACAATATCAAAGTTGATGATATCAAAAAACACTACAGCCAATATTTTGTTCCAAACAAAGCCTATTTGGTAATTGTAGGAGATGTATCTCAAGAAGAAGCAATGGGATATGCCAACAAATACTTTGGTGATTGGAAAAGAGGTGGAGAAATGAAAAAACAAACATATGACGTTCCTTCTTACAAAGGCAACAATGTTTATTTCGTTGACAAACCAGGAGCAGTTCAAAGTCAAATCACAATCACAAATACTGTAGAATTAACTCCAGGGCACCCTGATGCGATTAAGGTAAGTGTCATGAATAAAATCTTAGGAGGTGGAGGTTTCTCTGGACACTTAATGAAAAACTTAAGAGAAGACAAAGCTTATACCTATGGTTGTTATTCATCTATCGGAACTGATCCATTAAATGCAAGTTTTTCTGCAGGAGGTAGCTTTAGAAATGAAGTAACAGACAGTGCAATTGTTCAAATTCTATATGAAATTGACTGGATGACAAACAACTTGGTAACTGACGACGAGTTAGAATTGATTAAAAATTCAATGACAGGCTCATTTGCCAGATCACTTGAAAGTGGCAGAACTCAAGCAAATTTTGCCTTAAACATGGCTCGTTACAATCTTCCAAAAGATTATTACAGCAACTATCTAACAAGATTAGAAAAAATCACAAAAGAAGACGTTTTAGAAACTGCTAAAAAGTATCTAAGACCTGATAACCTGAACATTATAGTAGTAGGTAATGCTGAAATTGCTGAAAAACTAGATGTTTTTGACAACAATGGAGGCATGGAAGTAAGAGATGCCTTTGGAGATGAAGCAACATTACAACAGTTAAAAGCTGTTCCTGATGGTGTTACTTTAGAAAGTGTAATTAACAATTATGTTTACAAGACTTTCATGGTAAGCAACAAAGAGGAATATGATGCTAAAATGAATAAAATAGGAATGATTATCAAAGAATATACTGGATCAATGTCTATTCAAGGGATGAATCTTTCATTATTCATTACAACTTATGCAGGTAAACCTAATAAAACTGCTACCCAAACTATCATCAAAACTCCACAAGGAGATATGAAGCAGAAAGAATATTTCAACGGCGAAAAAGGTGCAACTTCGGCTCCTTTTGTTGGAACAGAAAAATATGAGGGTGATAAATTGGAGCAGAAAAAAATGAACTCTTTCCCATTATCCCAATTGACATATGCTAACAATAAATTCTTAGATGTTGAATTGATGGGGATTGAAGAAAAAGAAGGTAAAGAATACTACAAAATCAAAGTCCAGGAAAAAGGCAAAGACAATGAATATGGCTTTGAATACTATTCAGTTGAAACTGGACTTTTAGAATTGGAAGAAAGCTTTACTGTAGCGGATTTACAGGATGGAAATGGAGAACAAACCATTATGTCCACTACAGTATTCTCTGATTTTAAAGAAGTTAAAGGTGGTCTTTACCTGGCTCACACTACAAAGATTTCTAGTTCAGTACAGAACATAACCACTACACTGAACAAGGTAGTTGTTAAAAAGAAACCTAAATCTTCTGCATTTGACGGAAGTTTCTAA
- a CDS encoding M16 family metallopeptidase, whose protein sequence is MKLRNWLIGALIFATTGVSAQERRKIDFEEYDLDNGMHVILHEDHSTPIVAVTVLYHVGSKNEKVGRTGFAHFFEHLMFEGTTNIDRHTYDKHVERAGGTLNANTSQDRTFYFELLPSNQLEMGLWLESERMLHAKVENVGIETQREVVKEEKRQRVDNQPYGSFMEEVFKRAYKDHPYKWVPIGSMEDLDAAQEEDYVNFYRTFYVPHNATLSIAGDIDPKQAKKWIDKYFGSIPNGDKLDVYRDKEFLSLEDFQKKYAETLRGREISKDFVGDWHNKLGTEEFIAKYFGGISTKPHDIPRPTIKEGLLEKEIRDTVYDNIQLPAIIVAYRVPELRHKDKYALDMLSMILSQGNSSRFNKNIVEKKQQALAAFAFPFGLEDPGIMLSLAIANQDVKLEDLEASMDEEVADIQNNLITDEEFEKLQNMIESDFVSSNSTMAGIAESLANNHVYLGSTNMINKEIDEYMKVTKADIQRVAKKYLAPTNRVILYYLPKSA, encoded by the coding sequence ATGAAATTAAGAAATTGGTTGATTGGAGCACTGATATTTGCTACTACCGGTGTTTCGGCCCAGGAAAGAAGAAAAATAGATTTTGAAGAGTATGATCTCGACAATGGAATGCATGTGATTCTGCACGAGGACCACTCTACTCCAATTGTAGCTGTAACAGTACTTTATCATGTTGGTTCAAAAAACGAAAAAGTTGGGAGAACCGGTTTTGCTCACTTCTTTGAGCATTTGATGTTTGAAGGTACAACCAATATTGACAGACATACTTATGACAAACATGTTGAAAGAGCGGGTGGAACATTAAATGCTAACACCTCTCAAGACAGAACATTCTATTTTGAATTGTTACCATCAAATCAATTAGAGATGGGGCTTTGGCTAGAATCAGAAAGAATGTTACATGCTAAAGTTGAAAATGTCGGAATTGAAACGCAAAGAGAAGTTGTAAAAGAAGAAAAAAGACAAAGAGTAGACAATCAGCCATATGGATCTTTTATGGAAGAAGTATTCAAAAGAGCTTACAAAGATCATCCATACAAATGGGTGCCAATTGGAAGTATGGAAGATTTAGATGCCGCTCAAGAAGAAGATTATGTAAACTTCTACAGAACATTTTATGTCCCTCATAACGCAACACTTTCTATTGCAGGAGATATTGATCCAAAACAAGCTAAAAAATGGATTGATAAATACTTTGGTTCTATTCCAAATGGAGACAAACTGGATGTTTATAGAGACAAAGAATTTTTGAGCCTTGAAGATTTCCAAAAGAAATATGCAGAAACGTTGAGAGGAAGAGAAATCTCAAAAGACTTTGTTGGTGATTGGCACAACAAATTAGGGACAGAAGAATTCATTGCCAAATACTTTGGAGGGATCTCTACTAAACCTCATGATATTCCAAGACCAACTATTAAAGAAGGTTTATTGGAAAAGGAAATCAGAGATACGGTTTATGATAACATTCAGTTACCTGCGATCATTGTAGCCTATAGAGTACCTGAATTAAGACATAAAGACAAATATGCACTTGACATGCTTAGCATGATTTTATCGCAAGGAAATAGTTCTAGATTCAATAAAAACATTGTTGAAAAGAAACAGCAGGCTTTGGCTGCATTTGCGTTTCCTTTTGGATTAGAAGATCCGGGAATCATGTTATCATTAGCCATTGCGAATCAAGATGTAAAACTTGAAGATTTGGAAGCGTCAATGGATGAAGAAGTAGCTGACATTCAAAACAACTTAATCACTGATGAAGAATTTGAAAAACTTCAAAACATGATTGAAAGTGATTTTGTATCTAGTAATTCTACAATGGCAGGAATTGCTGAAAGTTTAGCTAACAATCACGTTTATCTTGGATCAACAAATATGATCAATAAAGAGATTGATGAATACATGAAAGTAACTAAAGCAGATATTCAAAGAGTTGCTAAAAAATACCTAGCTCCTACTAATCGAGTTATTTTATACTATTTACCTAAATCAGCATAA
- a CDS encoding nuclear transport factor 2 family protein: MRNLLTVIAFFGMHGVYAQTTSKIETERFYEYLNKGDSVSISAMLSETATIQHVEGDSSFSFNKEGFLGICSKFRSGKFKEEIEIVADFEEMYSQISTVTVFFKFYLNGELNHCGTDLFIWNSTKTGHKIEQVISTPCDCKQQETEQEEKEKYLKTYLDEQMVLWHAAASNSDFDAYFDFMADDFYYLGTDPNERWSKEEFGSFCKPYFEKKKGWDFKTISRNWYLSDDMKMAWFDEKMDTWMEDCRGSGVLVQVGPGNWKLLHYNLTVLIENEKIKDFMNLRKSKLKTNKK, encoded by the coding sequence ATGAGAAATTTATTGACAGTAATAGCATTTTTTGGGATGCATGGTGTTTATGCCCAAACTACTTCAAAAATTGAGACAGAAAGGTTTTATGAATATTTAAATAAGGGAGATTCAGTGAGCATTTCTGCTATGCTTTCAGAAACTGCTACTATTCAACACGTAGAAGGAGACTCTTCCTTTTCATTTAATAAAGAAGGATTTTTAGGTATTTGTAGCAAATTTAGAAGTGGAAAGTTTAAAGAAGAAATAGAAATAGTTGCTGATTTTGAAGAAATGTATAGCCAGATTAGTACAGTGACTGTTTTCTTTAAATTTTATTTAAACGGTGAACTGAATCATTGTGGTACAGATTTATTTATATGGAATTCAACTAAAACCGGACATAAAATTGAACAGGTGATATCTACACCTTGTGATTGTAAACAGCAAGAGACTGAACAAGAAGAAAAGGAAAAATATCTGAAGACGTATCTGGATGAACAAATGGTACTTTGGCATGCGGCCGCTTCCAATTCTGATTTTGATGCTTATTTTGATTTTATGGCAGATGATTTTTATTATTTAGGTACAGATCCCAATGAACGTTGGTCAAAGGAAGAGTTTGGAAGTTTTTGCAAGCCTTATTTTGAGAAAAAGAAAGGGTGGGATTTTAAAACAATAAGCAGAAACTGGTATTTATCTGATGATATGAAAATGGCCTGGTTTGATGAAAAAATGGATACTTGGATGGAAGATTGCCGAGGTTCAGGTGTACTTGTTCAAGTAGGTCCCGGTAACTGGAAATTGTTGCATTACAATTTGACCGTGTTGATAGAGAATGAAAAGATTAAGGATTTTATGAATCTCAGAAAATCAAAGTTGAAGACAAATAAAAAATAA